The following proteins are encoded in a genomic region of Lactiplantibacillus plantarum:
- a CDS encoding alpha/beta hydrolase has product MKKWWITLGVLVVLVAGAVIGAGSYFYHVAIARGDKSFVTQSTKLSKKSSVYHQKYWYLHARKQTWTIESSDHLRLVAWYIPVKNSKRTVVLAHGFAGNKGLMGAWAGMYHELGYNVLVPDSRASGASQGKAVGYGWLERRDDLQWAKTVVHKTATTQIVMSGISMGAAGMTMASGERQLPQIKAYVVDSPFTSADAIISYQAGQLYHLPAFPLVNVTSLITKLRAGYSFKEADAVAQIRKNHLPIMIISGTRDDFVPTSMGKTLYRNAHQPKSLWLVKGAGHTTAITQNYQRYKRHVAAFLEQYVQ; this is encoded by the coding sequence ATGAAGAAATGGTGGATCACACTGGGGGTACTCGTTGTTCTGGTAGCGGGAGCTGTGATTGGTGCTGGCAGTTATTTTTACCACGTGGCAATTGCCCGTGGTGATAAGTCATTTGTTACGCAGAGTACAAAGCTATCGAAAAAAAGTTCGGTTTATCACCAAAAGTATTGGTATTTACATGCGCGTAAGCAAACTTGGACTATTGAGTCATCGGATCATTTACGGTTGGTTGCTTGGTATATTCCAGTTAAAAATTCTAAGAGGACTGTTGTTTTGGCACACGGATTTGCTGGGAATAAGGGTTTGATGGGTGCGTGGGCGGGGATGTATCATGAACTCGGCTACAACGTGCTGGTTCCTGATTCCCGAGCAAGTGGTGCGAGCCAGGGAAAAGCGGTCGGCTACGGCTGGCTGGAGCGCCGCGACGACTTGCAGTGGGCCAAAACCGTCGTACATAAAACGGCCACAACTCAAATCGTGATGAGCGGTATCAGTATGGGTGCAGCCGGGATGACGATGGCCAGTGGTGAACGGCAGTTGCCACAGATCAAAGCGTACGTCGTCGATAGTCCGTTTACGAGTGCTGATGCGATTATTAGTTATCAAGCGGGGCAACTCTATCATTTACCCGCGTTTCCGTTAGTCAACGTAACCAGTCTCATTACTAAATTACGTGCTGGTTATAGCTTCAAAGAGGCGGATGCAGTCGCTCAGATTCGTAAAAACCACTTGCCTATCATGATTATCAGCGGCACCCGGGATGATTTTGTCCCGACTAGCATGGGCAAGACGCTGTACCGCAATGCTCACCAACCCAAGTCTTTATGGTTGGTGAAGGGAGCCGGCCACACCACGGCCATTACTCAGAATTACCAACGTTACAAGCGTCACGTCGCCGCATTCTTGGAACAATACGTGCAGTAA